One stretch of Acropora muricata isolate sample 2 chromosome 12, ASM3666990v1, whole genome shotgun sequence DNA includes these proteins:
- the LOC136893323 gene encoding cyclic nucleotide-binding domain-containing protein 2-like isoform X1, which translates to MEHVKTAEARPRELQSNEDLDASLLFSRRLSLNHQMLQTRVGSSQADEEIPRLLKVLRKKSLVNGSSRENTTISEKNAMPPHESRCRRWSYHPKSRNQTSRGQQKAEYAKTNLPRRWFKEYEKKQEEIRMEGQKKHQPLERFRRAVKLIQTCNTAFRSAIHFAVEKGQHSQVTSDATLSLKSTAVKGTVDNLMFDPELYKGHREFLLPHWAKEITNKDPGCRTHQETHLIVQLMKQLKAFRRYSFKAQEALCKAIRYDCFGRRRVVIRKGHVATRFYFIFSGSVCVTVEDDEHSAFGKPTENAVLKRGDYFGELAFIRNLKRAATVVCLEKTELLSIDKEDFFSAKIDECFKADAQKRVKFLQEHQVFSNWPEDVIKKVAVESRLRDYNSDEVIVRDSSDLHWIVFIVEGQCDVLRLLDLSNCKNYIRHAVKYRMERIQDDKAATYRLNTEEASLSSIVTRGFPFITKTAEFTKNPENAVLHSKSAGCYDRFQSNKLPPKRPNDKASAKGIVQSENIRLKPIRTRVCFDDDGKQDPCAKQDDLYLKQDLPASSHSLGYKNVQVDDEAANTDIDVGLIGEKIEGNTGVGVFMAVDRLQSGQCFGAWSLLEQEEKFLPLSKADEFQSKAKRQALKEKKPRERKFTLVSGGCEVIKVAKDVFLKYSDDETLKKLKIFTTYYPRDSILCQTYLQQSDWRTYREEIVDHVVARHIVRLETARGFLQSHSVRSSPVPSPLCSINAWSPSNSRWEYFTDAGWVSGKVTRSLVEARNSRSSSAASSMAKLSRSSSSYRKQSANLRKTPCSSAATTRGTFGASRGSSGTSRQSPLPPTAALKSPEKRLPLVTNDLVLAQGSHRALVLTQGGSRCNDYQLEIERRIINKHDLDKHCPHLGRVT; encoded by the exons ATGGAACACGTAAAAACTGCTGAGGCGCGTCCAAGAGAGTTGCAAAGTAATGAAGACCTTGATGCTTCGTTGTTGTTTTCCCGGCGATTAAGTTTAAATCATCAAATGCTTCAAACTCGAGTAGGCTCCTCACAAGCCGATGAGGAAATTCCAAGACTACTGAAagtattaagaaaaaaatcgctTGTCAATGGGTCATCGAGAGAGAATACTACAATTTCAGAAAAGAATGCGATGCCTCCGCATGAAAGTCGTTGTCGTAGATGGTCGTACCACCCAAAGAGCAGAAATCAGACAAGTCGAGGACAGCAAAAGGCAGAATATGCAAAGACAAATCTACCTAGGAGATGGTTTAAAGAATACGAGAAGAAGCAG GAAGAAATTAGAATGGAAGGACAAAAGAAACATCAG CCTCTAGAGCGATTTAGACGAGCTGTAAAGTTG ATCCAAACTTGTAACACTGCTTTCCGAAGCGCTATTCACTTTGCAGTTGAGAAAGGCCAACACAGCCAAGTCACCTCTGACGCAACTCTGAGCTTGAAGTCCACTGCGGTAAAAGGAACTGTGGATAATTTAATGTTTGATCCAGAGCTTTATAAAGGTCATCGCGAG TTTCTCTTGCCGCATTGGGCTAAAGAAATTACTAACAAGGACCCGGGGTGTAGGACACATCAGGAGACACACTTGATTGTTCAACTCATGAAACAGCTCAAGGCTTTCCGCCGCTACAGTTTCAAGGCACAAGAAGCTCTGTGTAAAGCGATTAGATATGATTG TTTTGGTCGACGGCGAGTGGTGATACGAAAAGGACATGTTGCCACACGATTCTATTTTATATTCAGTGGTTCTGTCTGCGTCACAGTCGAGGATGATGAACACAGTGCATTTGGTAAACCAACTGAAAACGCTGTGCTCAAGAGAGGAGACTATTTTGGG GAGCTGGCATTCATCAGAAACCTAAAAAGAGCTGCAACTGTTGTTTGCTTGGAAAAAACCGAATTATTGTCTATCGATAAAGAGGACTTCTTTTCCGCCAAGATTGATGAGTGTTTTAAAGCGGATGCACAAAAGAGGGTGAAGTTTCTCCA gGAGCACCAAGTGTTTAGTAACTGGCCAGAGGATGTTATTAAAAAAGTTGCCGTTGAAAGTAGATTGAGGGATTATAACAGTGACGAAGTAATCGTCCGTGATTCCTCTGATCTACATTGGATTGTGTTTATCGTTGAG GGGCAGTGTGATGTTCTAAGATTGTTAGACCTTAGCAACTGCAAGAATTATATAAGACACGCCGTGAAATACAGAATGGAAAGAATTCAGGACGACAAAGCTGCAACTTATCGTTTGAACACAGAGGAAGCCTCTTTAAGTTCAATTGTAACGCGAGGATTTCCATTTATAACGAAGACGGCTGAATTCACAAAGAACCCTGAAAATGCAGTGCTGCATTCAAAATCGGCGGGATGCTACGATCGCTTTCAGTCAAACAAGTTACCACCGAAGCGTCCTAACGACAAAGCTTCGGCTAAAGGAATAGTGCAATCAGAAAATATCAGGCTCAAGCCGATAAGAACTCGCGTCTGTTTTGACGATGATGGTAAACAGGATCCTTGTGCAAAACAGGATGATTTATATCTAAAGCAGGATTTGCCTGCCTCTTCTCATAGTTTGGGCTACAAGAATGTACAAGTTGATGATGAGGCAGCGAACACGGACATTGATGTGGGGTTGATCGGAGAAAAAATCGAAGGCAATACAGGCGTTGGAGTGTTCATGGCGGTTGACAGACTTCAGTCAGGACAGTGCTTT GGTGCATGGTCTTTATTAgaacaagaagagaaattctTACCTTTGTCAAAGGCGGATGAAtttcaaagcaaagcaaagcgaCAAGCGTTAAAAGAGAAGAAGCCCAGAGAACGAAAATTTACTTTggtcagcggtggttgcgaggTCATAAAAGTAGCCAAGGATGTTTTCTTGAAATATTCAGACGATGAAACTCTAAAGAAACTCAAAATATTTACAACCTATTACCCTCGGGACAGTATTTTATGTCAAACTTATCTCCAACAAAGTGACTGGCGGACATATAGAGAGGAGATTGTCGATCATGTGGTTGCGAGGCACATAGTGCGCCTAGAAACAGCAAGGGGCTTCTTGCAATCACACTCCGTTAGATCGTCACCAGTCCCTTCGCCTCTTTGTTCCATAAATGCGTGGTCACCGAGCAACTCAAGGTGGGAATATTTCACAGACGCGGGATGGGTCTCGGGAAAGGTGACCAGATCACTTGTTGAAG CCAGGAACTCACGATCAAGTTCAGCTGCTAGCTCAATGGCAAAGTTGAGCCGAAGTAGCTCTTCCTACAGGAAACAATCCGCAAACTTAAGAAAAACGCCTTGCTCCTCCGCTGCGACAACTCGGGGAACTTTCGGGGCCTCTCGAGGCTCGTCAGGGACATCTCGTCAGTCGCCACTTCCTCCTACAGCAGCCTTGAAATCGCCTGAAAAACGTTTACCTTTGGTAACAAACGACCTTGTGTTAGCACAAGGAAGCCATAGAGCCTTAGTGCTGACTCAAGGAGGAAGCCGATGTAATGATTACCAACTTGAAATTGAACGGAGAATTATCAATAAACACGACTTGGACAAACATTGTCCCCATCTAGGACGAGTGACTTAG
- the LOC136893323 gene encoding cyclic nucleotide-binding domain-containing protein 2-like isoform X3 yields the protein MEHVKTAEARPRELQSNEDLDASLLFSRRLSLNHQMLQTRVGSSQADEEIPRLLKVLRKKSLVNGSSRENTTISEKNAMPPHESRCRRWSYHPKSRNQTSRGQQKAEYAKTNLPRRWFKEYEKKQEEIRMEGQKKHQPLERFRRAVKLIQTCNTAFRSAIHFAVEKGQHSQVTSDATLSLKSTAVKGTVDNLMFDPELYKGHREFLLPHWAKEITNKDPGCRTHQETHLIVQLMKQLKAFRRYSFKAQEALCKAIRYDCFGRRRVVIRKGHVATRFYFIFSGSVCVTVEDDEHSAFGKPTENAVLKRGDYFGELAFIRNLKRAATVVCLEKTELLSIDKEDFFSAKIDECFKADAQKRVKFLQEHQVFSNWPEDVIKKVAVESRLRDYNSDEVIVRDSSDLHWIVFIVEGQCDVLRLLDLSNCKNYIRHAVKYRMERIQDDKAATYRLNTEEASLSSIVTRGFPFITKTAEFTKNPENAVLHSKSAGCYDRFQSNKLPPKRPNDKASAKGIVQSENIRLKPIRTRVCFDDDGKQDPCAKQDDLYLKQDLPASSHSLGYKNVQVDDEAANTDIDVGLIGEKIEGNTGVGVFMAVDRLQSGQCFGAWSLLEQEEKFLPLSKADEFQSKAKRQALKEKKPRERKFTLVSGGCEVIKVAKDVFLKYSDDETLKKLKIFTTYYPRDSILCQTYLQQSDWRTYREEIVDHVVARHIVRLETARGFLQSHSVRSSPVPSPLCSINAWSPSNSRWEYFTDAGWVSGKVTRSLVEGTHDQVQLLAQWQS from the exons ATGGAACACGTAAAAACTGCTGAGGCGCGTCCAAGAGAGTTGCAAAGTAATGAAGACCTTGATGCTTCGTTGTTGTTTTCCCGGCGATTAAGTTTAAATCATCAAATGCTTCAAACTCGAGTAGGCTCCTCACAAGCCGATGAGGAAATTCCAAGACTACTGAAagtattaagaaaaaaatcgctTGTCAATGGGTCATCGAGAGAGAATACTACAATTTCAGAAAAGAATGCGATGCCTCCGCATGAAAGTCGTTGTCGTAGATGGTCGTACCACCCAAAGAGCAGAAATCAGACAAGTCGAGGACAGCAAAAGGCAGAATATGCAAAGACAAATCTACCTAGGAGATGGTTTAAAGAATACGAGAAGAAGCAG GAAGAAATTAGAATGGAAGGACAAAAGAAACATCAG CCTCTAGAGCGATTTAGACGAGCTGTAAAGTTG ATCCAAACTTGTAACACTGCTTTCCGAAGCGCTATTCACTTTGCAGTTGAGAAAGGCCAACACAGCCAAGTCACCTCTGACGCAACTCTGAGCTTGAAGTCCACTGCGGTAAAAGGAACTGTGGATAATTTAATGTTTGATCCAGAGCTTTATAAAGGTCATCGCGAG TTTCTCTTGCCGCATTGGGCTAAAGAAATTACTAACAAGGACCCGGGGTGTAGGACACATCAGGAGACACACTTGATTGTTCAACTCATGAAACAGCTCAAGGCTTTCCGCCGCTACAGTTTCAAGGCACAAGAAGCTCTGTGTAAAGCGATTAGATATGATTG TTTTGGTCGACGGCGAGTGGTGATACGAAAAGGACATGTTGCCACACGATTCTATTTTATATTCAGTGGTTCTGTCTGCGTCACAGTCGAGGATGATGAACACAGTGCATTTGGTAAACCAACTGAAAACGCTGTGCTCAAGAGAGGAGACTATTTTGGG GAGCTGGCATTCATCAGAAACCTAAAAAGAGCTGCAACTGTTGTTTGCTTGGAAAAAACCGAATTATTGTCTATCGATAAAGAGGACTTCTTTTCCGCCAAGATTGATGAGTGTTTTAAAGCGGATGCACAAAAGAGGGTGAAGTTTCTCCA gGAGCACCAAGTGTTTAGTAACTGGCCAGAGGATGTTATTAAAAAAGTTGCCGTTGAAAGTAGATTGAGGGATTATAACAGTGACGAAGTAATCGTCCGTGATTCCTCTGATCTACATTGGATTGTGTTTATCGTTGAG GGGCAGTGTGATGTTCTAAGATTGTTAGACCTTAGCAACTGCAAGAATTATATAAGACACGCCGTGAAATACAGAATGGAAAGAATTCAGGACGACAAAGCTGCAACTTATCGTTTGAACACAGAGGAAGCCTCTTTAAGTTCAATTGTAACGCGAGGATTTCCATTTATAACGAAGACGGCTGAATTCACAAAGAACCCTGAAAATGCAGTGCTGCATTCAAAATCGGCGGGATGCTACGATCGCTTTCAGTCAAACAAGTTACCACCGAAGCGTCCTAACGACAAAGCTTCGGCTAAAGGAATAGTGCAATCAGAAAATATCAGGCTCAAGCCGATAAGAACTCGCGTCTGTTTTGACGATGATGGTAAACAGGATCCTTGTGCAAAACAGGATGATTTATATCTAAAGCAGGATTTGCCTGCCTCTTCTCATAGTTTGGGCTACAAGAATGTACAAGTTGATGATGAGGCAGCGAACACGGACATTGATGTGGGGTTGATCGGAGAAAAAATCGAAGGCAATACAGGCGTTGGAGTGTTCATGGCGGTTGACAGACTTCAGTCAGGACAGTGCTTT GGTGCATGGTCTTTATTAgaacaagaagagaaattctTACCTTTGTCAAAGGCGGATGAAtttcaaagcaaagcaaagcgaCAAGCGTTAAAAGAGAAGAAGCCCAGAGAACGAAAATTTACTTTggtcagcggtggttgcgaggTCATAAAAGTAGCCAAGGATGTTTTCTTGAAATATTCAGACGATGAAACTCTAAAGAAACTCAAAATATTTACAACCTATTACCCTCGGGACAGTATTTTATGTCAAACTTATCTCCAACAAAGTGACTGGCGGACATATAGAGAGGAGATTGTCGATCATGTGGTTGCGAGGCACATAGTGCGCCTAGAAACAGCAAGGGGCTTCTTGCAATCACACTCCGTTAGATCGTCACCAGTCCCTTCGCCTCTTTGTTCCATAAATGCGTGGTCACCGAGCAACTCAAGGTGGGAATATTTCACAGACGCGGGATGGGTCTCGGGAAAGGTGACCAGATCACTTGTTGAAG GAACTCACGATCAAGTTCAGCTGCTAGCTCAATGGCAAAGTTGA
- the LOC136893323 gene encoding cyclic nucleotide-binding domain-containing protein 2-like isoform X2, whose amino-acid sequence MGHRERILQFQKRMRCLRMKVVVVDGRTTQRAEIRQVEDSKRQNMQRQIYLGDGLKNTRRSRKKLEWKDKRNIRFVKLTVTSGKCEEVPLERFRRAVKLIQTCNTAFRSAIHFAVEKGQHSQVTSDATLSLKSTAVKGTVDNLMFDPELYKGHREFLLPHWAKEITNKDPGCRTHQETHLIVQLMKQLKAFRRYSFKAQEALCKAIRYDCFGRRRVVIRKGHVATRFYFIFSGSVCVTVEDDEHSAFGKPTENAVLKRGDYFGELAFIRNLKRAATVVCLEKTELLSIDKEDFFSAKIDECFKADAQKRVKFLQEHQVFSNWPEDVIKKVAVESRLRDYNSDEVIVRDSSDLHWIVFIVEGQCDVLRLLDLSNCKNYIRHAVKYRMERIQDDKAATYRLNTEEASLSSIVTRGFPFITKTAEFTKNPENAVLHSKSAGCYDRFQSNKLPPKRPNDKASAKGIVQSENIRLKPIRTRVCFDDDGKQDPCAKQDDLYLKQDLPASSHSLGYKNVQVDDEAANTDIDVGLIGEKIEGNTGVGVFMAVDRLQSGQCFGAWSLLEQEEKFLPLSKADEFQSKAKRQALKEKKPRERKFTLVSGGCEVIKVAKDVFLKYSDDETLKKLKIFTTYYPRDSILCQTYLQQSDWRTYREEIVDHVVARHIVRLETARGFLQSHSVRSSPVPSPLCSINAWSPSNSRWEYFTDAGWVSGKVTRSLVEARNSRSSSAASSMAKLSRSSSSYRKQSANLRKTPCSSAATTRGTFGASRGSSGTSRQSPLPPTAALKSPEKRLPLVTNDLVLAQGSHRALVLTQGGSRCNDYQLEIERRIINKHDLDKHCPHLGRVT is encoded by the exons ATGGGTCATCGAGAGAGAATACTACAATTTCAGAAAAGAATGCGATGCCTCCGCATGAAAGTCGTTGTCGTAGATGGTCGTACCACCCAAAGAGCAGAAATCAGACAAGTCGAGGACAGCAAAAGGCAGAATATGCAAAGACAAATCTACCTAGGAGATGGTTTAAAGAATACGAGAAGAAGCAG GAAGAAATTAGAATGGAAGGACAAAAGAAACATCAGGTTTGTCAAGTTAACTGTCACTAGTGGAAAGTGCGAAGAAGTT CCTCTAGAGCGATTTAGACGAGCTGTAAAGTTG ATCCAAACTTGTAACACTGCTTTCCGAAGCGCTATTCACTTTGCAGTTGAGAAAGGCCAACACAGCCAAGTCACCTCTGACGCAACTCTGAGCTTGAAGTCCACTGCGGTAAAAGGAACTGTGGATAATTTAATGTTTGATCCAGAGCTTTATAAAGGTCATCGCGAG TTTCTCTTGCCGCATTGGGCTAAAGAAATTACTAACAAGGACCCGGGGTGTAGGACACATCAGGAGACACACTTGATTGTTCAACTCATGAAACAGCTCAAGGCTTTCCGCCGCTACAGTTTCAAGGCACAAGAAGCTCTGTGTAAAGCGATTAGATATGATTG TTTTGGTCGACGGCGAGTGGTGATACGAAAAGGACATGTTGCCACACGATTCTATTTTATATTCAGTGGTTCTGTCTGCGTCACAGTCGAGGATGATGAACACAGTGCATTTGGTAAACCAACTGAAAACGCTGTGCTCAAGAGAGGAGACTATTTTGGG GAGCTGGCATTCATCAGAAACCTAAAAAGAGCTGCAACTGTTGTTTGCTTGGAAAAAACCGAATTATTGTCTATCGATAAAGAGGACTTCTTTTCCGCCAAGATTGATGAGTGTTTTAAAGCGGATGCACAAAAGAGGGTGAAGTTTCTCCA gGAGCACCAAGTGTTTAGTAACTGGCCAGAGGATGTTATTAAAAAAGTTGCCGTTGAAAGTAGATTGAGGGATTATAACAGTGACGAAGTAATCGTCCGTGATTCCTCTGATCTACATTGGATTGTGTTTATCGTTGAG GGGCAGTGTGATGTTCTAAGATTGTTAGACCTTAGCAACTGCAAGAATTATATAAGACACGCCGTGAAATACAGAATGGAAAGAATTCAGGACGACAAAGCTGCAACTTATCGTTTGAACACAGAGGAAGCCTCTTTAAGTTCAATTGTAACGCGAGGATTTCCATTTATAACGAAGACGGCTGAATTCACAAAGAACCCTGAAAATGCAGTGCTGCATTCAAAATCGGCGGGATGCTACGATCGCTTTCAGTCAAACAAGTTACCACCGAAGCGTCCTAACGACAAAGCTTCGGCTAAAGGAATAGTGCAATCAGAAAATATCAGGCTCAAGCCGATAAGAACTCGCGTCTGTTTTGACGATGATGGTAAACAGGATCCTTGTGCAAAACAGGATGATTTATATCTAAAGCAGGATTTGCCTGCCTCTTCTCATAGTTTGGGCTACAAGAATGTACAAGTTGATGATGAGGCAGCGAACACGGACATTGATGTGGGGTTGATCGGAGAAAAAATCGAAGGCAATACAGGCGTTGGAGTGTTCATGGCGGTTGACAGACTTCAGTCAGGACAGTGCTTT GGTGCATGGTCTTTATTAgaacaagaagagaaattctTACCTTTGTCAAAGGCGGATGAAtttcaaagcaaagcaaagcgaCAAGCGTTAAAAGAGAAGAAGCCCAGAGAACGAAAATTTACTTTggtcagcggtggttgcgaggTCATAAAAGTAGCCAAGGATGTTTTCTTGAAATATTCAGACGATGAAACTCTAAAGAAACTCAAAATATTTACAACCTATTACCCTCGGGACAGTATTTTATGTCAAACTTATCTCCAACAAAGTGACTGGCGGACATATAGAGAGGAGATTGTCGATCATGTGGTTGCGAGGCACATAGTGCGCCTAGAAACAGCAAGGGGCTTCTTGCAATCACACTCCGTTAGATCGTCACCAGTCCCTTCGCCTCTTTGTTCCATAAATGCGTGGTCACCGAGCAACTCAAGGTGGGAATATTTCACAGACGCGGGATGGGTCTCGGGAAAGGTGACCAGATCACTTGTTGAAG CCAGGAACTCACGATCAAGTTCAGCTGCTAGCTCAATGGCAAAGTTGAGCCGAAGTAGCTCTTCCTACAGGAAACAATCCGCAAACTTAAGAAAAACGCCTTGCTCCTCCGCTGCGACAACTCGGGGAACTTTCGGGGCCTCTCGAGGCTCGTCAGGGACATCTCGTCAGTCGCCACTTCCTCCTACAGCAGCCTTGAAATCGCCTGAAAAACGTTTACCTTTGGTAACAAACGACCTTGTGTTAGCACAAGGAAGCCATAGAGCCTTAGTGCTGACTCAAGGAGGAAGCCGATGTAATGATTACCAACTTGAAATTGAACGGAGAATTATCAATAAACACGACTTGGACAAACATTGTCCCCATCTAGGACGAGTGACTTAG